TTGGAGATGGCCGAGAGCATGAAGCCCAGGATCAGCAGGTCAAAGCCGTCCATGGCGTAGCCGACGGCCGAGCCCATGAGTGCTTTCCAGCTGTATCCGTTGACTTCTGTTGGAGCGGCGGGCGCGGCTGTGCCTGCCACGGCGCCTGTGGTTTGTATGGTCACGGGAGAGTCCTTGAGCGAAGACGGACTTTTCGGGCCTGTGAGCCTGCTTTTGCAGAAAAAAGCAGGCCCCCGCTGGGCGCAAGACCAGCGCGCGGGCACGCAGCGTGCGTGCAGCATCCTTGAGGTGCAACGGGCACGGAAAAGTCCTTGAAGGGGAGGTTTGAGCGGCTGGAGCATGGCGGCGCGGACTGCGTTGATTTCTGCGGGGCAGAAAGGGCAGCGCGGCGCAATGTCGCCTCTGTAAAAAGCGAAAAGCCCCAGTTGCGTGAGCAACTGGGGCCTGAATTTGGTGGTCGTAGCGGGACTCGAACCTGCGACATCAGCATTATGAATGCTGCGCTCTAACCAACTGAGCTATACGACCGACAGGCCGCAATTGTATAGGAAGAAATTGCCTTGGCAGCCAAGTTGGGATTTTTTGTGCGCAGCCTGCAGCGGTCTCGGGGACAAAGAAAAAACCGCAGTGCTTTTGCAAGCACTGCGGTTTCCTGTTTGGTGGTCGTAGCGGGACTCGAACCTGCGACATCAGCATTATGAATGCTGCGCTCTAACCAACTGAGCTATACGACCGAAGACAGCGATTATATGCAAAAAAATAGCTGCTTCAATTGGTTTGCTGAAATTTCTTGCGAAAAACCTGGTGCTTACTGGTGGGTGAAGTTAGCGGGGCGCTTGTTCACGAAGGCGTCCATGCCTTCCTTCTGGTCCTGGGTGGCAAACAGGGCGTGGAACAGGCGGCGCTCGAACATCACGCCGTCGGACAGTCCGCTCTCGAAGGCGCGGTTCACGGACTCCTTGGCAGCCATTACGGCCAGCTGGGAGAAGCCGCTGATGATGATGGCGGCGCCCAGCGTCTCTTCCATGAGCTTGTCAAAAGGCACGACGCGGCTGACCAGACCGGCACGCTCGGCCTCGCTGGCATCCATCATGCGGGCGGTCAGAGCCATGTCCATGGCCTTGGATTTGCCCACGGCACGCGGCAGGCGCTGCGTGCCGCCGGCACCGGGAATCACGCCCAGCTTGATCTCTGGCTGGCCGAACTTGGCGTTATCGGCAGCGATGATGAAGTCGCACATCATCGCCAGCTCGCAGCCGCCACCCAGGGCAAAGCCGCTGACGGCGGCAATCACGGGCTTGCGGATGCTGCGAATGGTTTCCCAGTTGCGCGTGATGTAGTCGCCGCCATAGGCGTCGGCAAAGCTGTACTTGGCCATGGCACCGATGTCGGCACCGGCGGCAAAGGCGCGTTCGCTGCCGGTGATGATCATGCAGCCAATGCTTTTGTCTGCATCGAACTTCCTGAGCGCATCGCCCAGTTCGTCCATGAGCTGGTCGTTCAGGGCATTGAGCTGCTTGGGGCGGTTCAGCGTGATGATGCCGACTTTTTCCGCTTCCACGCGGACTTCGATGGTTTCGTAGGCCAAGTTTGTCTCCTGCTAAAGAATGAATCGCTGTTGCCAAGAATAACCGCTGAGCCTGGCTGCCGGCTGTCGCACAGCAGCGTCACTTTGGGGGCGGGCTCAGGCCGCAATGCCCGTCAGCCAGCGCTCTGCAGCGGCCTTGTCGCTGATTTCAAGCCCCAGATTGCTGATGGGGCTGGCGCTATCTGCATCCTCGCTGGCGGCTTTGGCGAGCAGGCCGCCCAGGTTCAGCGTCAGCTGCAGAATCTGCTGGTCACGTGCTACCCAGGCCGTGAGCTGATTGGAGCCGGCCGCGTACAGCTGCACATCGTCCAGTTTGTTGATGCGCCAGCGCTGACCATCGGCCTCGACGGCCAGCCATTCGTCCCCAGCCATCATGCCGGCCTGCTCGGCAGCTCCGCCGCGCAGCACGGTCTTGATCTGCACGCTATGGTTTTCCTGGACACGCAGGCCCAGTTTCTGTGCCAGCTGTGCGGGCTCGGCCTTGCTTTTGATTCCATGCGTGGCCAGCAGCTCGCGCAGCGGCAGATCCTCGGTGGAATGCACCCAGGCTTGCAGCTGCCCGGCAATCTCGGGGTTGCCCACTTCGCTGACCACGGCCAGCACATCGGCTTCGCTGATGGGGCCGCCTTCACTGCAGCGCCACAGGCCGCGCATCACATCGTCCAGGCTGCCCGTACCGTTGGCGCGCAGGGCCAGATCGAGGCACAGAGCAACCAGCGAGCCCTTGGTGTAGTAGCTGACCGTGTGATTGGCAGTGTTCTCGTCCTGGCGGTAGTACTTGACCCAGGCGTCGAAGCTGGACTCGGCCACGGACTGCACCAGGCGGCCCGGCGTCTGCAGCACCTGGTTGATGGTGCGCGTGACGAGCTTGAGGTACTGGCTGTTGTCCAGCAGTCCGGCGCGGCGCAGGAACAGATCGTCGTAGTAGCTGGTGAAGCCTTCAAAGAACCACAGCAGCTCGGTGTAGTTCTCCTGCTCGTAGTCGTAGCGGGCCAGTTCTGCCGGGCGCAGGCGCTTGACGTTCCAGGTGTGGAAGTACTCGTGGCTGATCAGGCCCAGCAGGGTGTTGTAGCCCTCGCCGGCCCTGGCTTCTGCCTTGCGCGGCAGATCGCGGCGGCCGCAGATCAGTGCCGTGCTGTTGCGGTGCTCGAGGCCGCCATAGTTGTCATCGACCACATTGAGCATGAAGACATAGCGATCCATGGGCGGCTGGCTGCCGTCGGCATGCCAGAAGGCGATCTCGGCCTCGCAGATCTTTTGCGTATCGGCGAGCAGGCGCTCGCCATCAAAGCTGGGCGCGGCACCGGCGACCACAAACTCGTGCGGCACGCCGCCGACCGTAAAGCTGCCGCGCCAGAAGCGCCCCATTTCGACGGGGCAGTCCACCAGCTCGTCGTAATGGGCTGCCGTGTAGAGGCCGAAGCCGTTGGCGTCGACCTGCGCCGGCTTCAGGCCGGTGGCCACCTGCCAGCCCTCGGTGGCGGGGCTGCCGAGCAGCTCCAGGGCATGGGGGTGATCTTCCTGGCCATGCGCGCGCAGGCACAGGCTGGTGCCGTTGAAGAAGCCACGCCGGCGATCTAGCCAGGCCGTGCGCACCGAGGTGTCATAGGCGCAAACCTGATAGCTGATAACGCATGCTGAATCAGCGTTGCAGTCGATTTTCCATTGATTCTTGCTGAGCTGTTGCACGGTCACGGGCTCACCGTTCTGCGTGGCCTTCAAGCCCTGCAGATTCTTGGAAAACTCGCGCACCAGATAGCTGCCCGGAATCCACACCGGCAGCGACAGCAGCTGCTGCGCCGCAGGCTGGGCGATATGCAGCTCCACATCAAAAAGATGGGCGTCCACCGCGCTGGCCTGCACGGCGAAGCGGATGTCGGAGTGAATGCCGCAGGTATTGGGATCAGAGGTCATGGCAGCTCCAGAAATGCGGGCCGGAGCATGCGAACCTATCGCAGCGTGCCTGAAACTTCATCAGGTGCACGCTGCTCCGGCAATGAGACAGGGATTACTTGGCGGCAGCCAGGTGCTTTTCGACCTCGGCAGCCGAGATGGCGCCGGGCACACGCACATTGTTGGAAAAAATCACGGTGGGCGTGCCGGTGATCTTGTACTTGCGGCCGAAAGCCAGATTGCGCTGGATGGCGGCAGGGTCGCACTGGGCGGCTGGCGCGTTCTTGCTGTTCAGCATCTGCTCCTGCCACGCCTTGGCCTGGTCCTTGGCGCACCAGATATTGCGCGACTTCTCGGCCGAGTCCGGGCTCAGGATGGGGTAGAGAAAGAGGTGGATGGTGACGTTGTCCACGCTCTGCAGGTCTTTCTCAAAGCGCTTGCAGTAGCCGCAGTTCGGGTCTTCAAACACGGCCATCTTGCGCTCGCCCTTGCCATGCACGATGGTGATGGCGTCCTTGATGGGCAACTGCTTGAAGTCCACGGCCGTGAGCTGGGTCATGCGGTCTTCGGTCAGGTTGCGGCGCGCCTTGGTGTCGATCAGCTCGCCCTGAATCAGATAGTTGCCCTTGGCATCGGTGTAGAAGATGTCCGTGCCCACGCGTA
This window of the Comamonas testosteroni genome carries:
- a CDS encoding enoyl-CoA hydratase, which codes for MAYETIEVRVEAEKVGIITLNRPKQLNALNDQLMDELGDALRKFDADKSIGCMIITGSERAFAAGADIGAMAKYSFADAYGGDYITRNWETIRSIRKPVIAAVSGFALGGGCELAMMCDFIIAADNAKFGQPEIKLGVIPGAGGTQRLPRAVGKSKAMDMALTARMMDASEAERAGLVSRVVPFDKLMEETLGAAIIISGFSQLAVMAAKESVNRAFESGLSDGVMFERRLFHALFATQDQKEGMDAFVNKRPANFTHQ
- a CDS encoding M61 family metallopeptidase; translation: MTSDPNTCGIHSDIRFAVQASAVDAHLFDVELHIAQPAAQQLLSLPVWIPGSYLVREFSKNLQGLKATQNGEPVTVQQLSKNQWKIDCNADSACVISYQVCAYDTSVRTAWLDRRRGFFNGTSLCLRAHGQEDHPHALELLGSPATEGWQVATGLKPAQVDANGFGLYTAAHYDELVDCPVEMGRFWRGSFTVGGVPHEFVVAGAAPSFDGERLLADTQKICEAEIAFWHADGSQPPMDRYVFMLNVVDDNYGGLEHRNSTALICGRRDLPRKAEARAGEGYNTLLGLISHEYFHTWNVKRLRPAELARYDYEQENYTELLWFFEGFTSYYDDLFLRRAGLLDNSQYLKLVTRTINQVLQTPGRLVQSVAESSFDAWVKYYRQDENTANHTVSYYTKGSLVALCLDLALRANGTGSLDDVMRGLWRCSEGGPISEADVLAVVSEVGNPEIAGQLQAWVHSTEDLPLRELLATHGIKSKAEPAQLAQKLGLRVQENHSVQIKTVLRGGAAEQAGMMAGDEWLAVEADGQRWRINKLDDVQLYAAGSNQLTAWVARDQQILQLTLNLGGLLAKAASEDADSASPISNLGLEISDKAAAERWLTGIAA
- a CDS encoding DsbC family protein, translating into MKLVACLLATASMTFGLSVHAQDANLKKTLTERIPQLEKIDEVRSTPMSGLYEVRVGTDIFYTDAKGNYLIQGELIDTKARRNLTEDRMTQLTAVDFKQLPIKDAITIVHGKGERKMAVFEDPNCGYCKRFEKDLQSVDNVTIHLFLYPILSPDSAEKSRNIWCAKDQAKAWQEQMLNSKNAPAAQCDPAAIQRNLAFGRKYKITGTPTVIFSNNVRVPGAISAAEVEKHLAAAK